The DNA region tactatgtttgaggcgtatatccaacactactaccctatgttgggtagttaagttttctccagggatgactttacaatctttacaaatctttctatccttcttcctaatcataagaaagtcaatttgcgatttattattcccacttttgaatgtgactaagtgttcttctcttttcttaaaaaacgtattagctaatataaggtcatatgctatcgcaaaatctaatataattttcccttcctcattcctcgttccaaactcataactccaACGACACTTGTTTGTacatgaataaaaataataactttGCTATGTATGCTGTTAGTTGATGGTGTCTCTCTTTGCCCTCATATGGCACACACCTACGATTGATCCTGCTCAGGACAGCTAGCCAAACCCATTAGGTAATCTTACCCTTTGCACCCAATCCTCAAGAAGACTTTTGTGGCTTCTCATGTTGATGTTCAGAGTTCTACAAGACTGTTTATTTTGCTTCAGCACCAAAGCCTTCTCATAATGGTTGAATCATGGTTGAAAGGAGCACTACTTCCATTGTTACCCAAAATCTTCACTGAAATAGTCGTCGTTGTCCTTCAGTATGCACTTTCGTCTTGGGTTTGTTgagtattaaaagtataaataTATAGATTAGTTACTTTATAAACTGATCAAGGTTTTGAGATAAGTGAATAACTGATTAgcaaatcaacttttaaatggtAAGGACTGTGTTCAAATCAtaactaaaaaataataataatatttcattatttcatgTGTTAAGTTAGTGTCAATCAAGTGAAATATATTAATTCACACATGAAGGGGAAGCATTCAGAATATAAATTTATACAGACTGATCCTTTTCTAAGAGCTTGAACTTTTGTAGTAAGCAGTTAATGAATCAACTTTAAGATGGAGGAGACGAGATACTTCTGTTGTTGTTTCAAATGATTTGCTCGTCTTGCCGACTGCTATGTGTCTCATTGCTTTTATGTATTTTAAAAATTGGCATGATACTTATCAAGCACTATCTGATTTTGTGCCCATTTAATGAACTATGTGAAATTGAACATACTGACATGAGTATATCACTAAAAAAATTTAGTTTGGTCAAACAGGTATCACATTAACTTCTGAATTGCCTGACAAAGTTTACCCATAGTTAAATGACTAACTGACAAGAAAGGAGCTCATATGAATGTGTAGGACAAATGGATAAGCATTGACAAGAATATAATCAACAAATTTCATCTTACTCACCTATGTTTTTTATCAAACTGAAACCTGCCACTGAAATAAGATGACAAGGCAAGTAACCATGCATCACTGTGTAAAGCAACCAAAGATAACCAGGGTTTCTTTTCCATTCCATCTCTAGCAAAGTTAATGCCCAAAACAGGCTCTGGAATCTCTGGAGGAACTTCTTCTGCAGGTAAACTAACCTCCCACTGCTCATCTGGATATCCATAGAGACACAGATTTTCTTTTGCTGGAAAAAGTAGCATGTGGTTAAGGTCAAAGTAACCACATTACAGCAGGAACAGTACCAAAAGCAAGTTCACCAACATATTGGTTATAGCATTTTGATCAACAAATCTCTATCTTCACCAAGTTCTAAGACCATAGTAGTTTTGAAGGAAAAAGCAAGGAAAAAACCAGATTGTATCATAAGTATTAGTTGATAATATTGGGTAGACAGATAGTAAAACCTATATCGTATCAGTGTTATTCAGAATGTTTCCTGATTGATTGACTATTGCATAGATATCCTCCACAAGGATAACAGTATGTAAAACATCTTCTTATGACTAATTACCTAAGAAGTTAAATCTAATGCTGCAAAGAGGAGTGAATATATAAGGCCACAGCAAATAATGGAGATTCAAACTTTTTAGGAGGCATAAAATGGAACCTACATAAGCATGCAGTGATTATTGCCTTTATACTCTCATAGTTGATACACGATTCCATGTTTTACATTCTGTTGATTAACAGAATTATATAAACATTATTGCTTCTTATTTATTGCATTTTAAAGATGGTGAACAGGACACAGGGCATCATTGAGTTACATCAAGGAAGCCTTAATCCCAAAAtgaaaataattaaagaaaaacatTATAGATGATGATCAATGTTGAGCAATTTGTCATATTACTCCACCTCTACATAAAAGAAATAGCTAAGCCTTAAAGGTCAAGCATTGATAGTATACTAGCAAATGCTAATAGTAAGAAGCAATAAAATCAACTACAAATTACTATTCAAGAAAAGCATAGGCAAACTGTCAAACTCTTGCTCCATTTGTTAAAAATTGACAAATGGCAGGACTCCAGAGTATTTTCACCATAATCCTCCTTAAGTTCAGAATTAATATGACCCTGAGAAACACTACTCTTTAGAAACAATAAGGAAAACTatatcaaagaaaagaaaaataacacaTCAATCTGTGAGCATGCTGTCCACTGAGCACATTCAAAGAAAATAACACTACTCTTTCACATATAGTGTAAGTATGTCAAACATACTAGCGCATTCAAAGATATTTTACCTATTTATAAAACCATTACTGGCCACTGAGCATTTACTATCCCCTAGTGTTTCAATTTTTCTTATGAGAGTTTAAGGTTGGTTACGGTTTACACAATTGCATAATGAAAGAGGTTATTTATCAAATCAGAATGTTATTTATTGGAATTGACTATATCTTAAGAGGATGTTCCTTCTCCCTCCTAGCTTgctacccaagtaaacctagccTCGTCTAAGCACACAAGAAGACCTAGGATGCTCACATTTAATATGGAATAATGAGGCATCGAGCACCCGAAACAATAGGTAATTTTATAACACATCAGTGCTCAAACCACTAATGCTAGTTTTCTGAATTATTGATTATTCGAATCCCTGATACTCGCAATCTGGTAAATTTCAGATAAACTGGAAACAATGTAACTCAGTAACTCCCATCGCAAAAGCTCAGAGTACTACAATTGCAAGTGAATGTCTCTCTCCATTGCAATAACCCCACAAAACTAAAGACCCAAATGCCGAGGCTTCATTACTTACAACTACTTGAATTCCAAAACCTAAGTTGACTAGCAGGAGCTAAGATGGAGGAACTACAAACCAGGATCGCATTGCTGATAGAAGTCCTCGAAATCTGCATAGACGAATCACCAGAAACCGGAAGAAGGTCAATGAAGATAACATCTCTGAAAAAGTAAAAGAAGGAATGAGCAAAGTGGAGTTACCGGTGGTGAGGGCCTTGAGGATGCCAGCTCGCCGGTTCTTGATGTCGCGGAAGACCTCCTCCACCATGCGGGAGTTTTGGGAAGCCGATCCACGGTCCATCTGGGGGATCGAGGACCGGCAATTGACAACGGAGAGAGAGGTGGCAAGGCGAAAGAAGGGCGTCAAGCTTCGAGAGAGGAAGACGAAGGGACGAAGAACTTAACGGTGGGACAAGGGtaatatttctaataatatttatatatttctcCAAGCGGAGAAGGAAGAGGATGGGAGAAAAGTACGGCTTCCGGTAAATTAGTCGTGCTGATATACCCACGTACGATTGCACAAGTAAGTGGGGTCCATCGGTCGACGTGGCAACCTATGACGGGCGATGAAACCGGCAAGATTTTGTGGAGGAATTTTCATTTTGCCTGCATTTTTCGTAATATTAATGCAGTTCAAATATtgccaaaaaaaataaaga from Zingiber officinale cultivar Zhangliang chromosome 4B, Zo_v1.1, whole genome shotgun sequence includes:
- the LOC121974773 gene encoding PHD finger protein ALFIN-LIKE 3-like; amino-acid sequence: MDRGSASQNSRMVEEVFRDIKNRRAGILKALTTDFEDFYQQCDPAKENLCLYGYPDEQWEVSLPAEEVPPEIPEPVLGINFARDGMEKKPWLSLVALHSDAWLLALSSYFSGRFQFDKKHRKLLLDMIADLPTICEVVNGKIQDKTSGSKQNSNKYKSSKLEKELLEKGDPGARKGFGRPELVRAPRMPKVISSPTWSVLIGWADVTA